CGGTCGCGTCGCCGGCCAAGGAGGTGCGGACGTTCCAGGGCCGGGACATGGTGCTGGAGGAGGCGATCGTCACCGATGTCGCGCTGGTCCGCGCCGCAGTCGCGGATCGGGCCGGCAACTGCGTCTTCCACGCGGCCGCCCGGAACTTCAACCCGGTCGCCGCGATGGCCGGCCGGCTGACGATCGTCGAGGCCGAGCGGGTCGTCGAGGTCGGCGAGCTCGCACCGGACGCGATCCACCTGCCGGGCGTGTTCGTGCGCCGCGTCGTACCGCTGACACCGGAGCAGGCCGCCCGCAAGAGCATCGAGAAACGCACCACCCGACCTGCCGTGGGGGCCCGCGGCAACCAATGAGTGCGACTTTCGGTAGTTGATTGGTTACTCTGTGATCTGTTGTGTGGTATGCCTGCGGGGCGACTGCTGACAGAAACGGGGACTTCGGATGGCCGCACGGGTGCGGATGTTGCTTGCTGTCCTGCTCGTGGTGGTCTCGGGAACGGTGCTGACGGCAACTGCCAGGGCGGACACCGTGCGGGACTTCGGGAAGGTCTTCGGGGCGCAGACGAACGGCGCGGTCCGGATCACCGGGAACACGCTGCTGAGCTGCGACCGGACGTCCCCGACGTGTCGCGCGGCGCTGGCCGGGGGCAGTGCCAACGCGAACAACAACAACTGGACGATGCAGCTCCTGGACCTGGACTCCGACGCGTCCACCAAGTCCTCCTCGGGCGCGACGGTCGCCCTGCCGGCCGGTGCCCAGGTGCTGTACGCCGGCCTGTTCTGGGGTGCGGCCCGTGGTGCCGGCAGCGGCGGTACGGGGACCAGCGACGACGGTACGACGATGCGCCTCCGGCTGCCCGGCAACGCGGCGTACCAGACGGTGACCGCGAGCAAGACCGACTATCTGAACACCGGGTCGAAGAACGACTACTCGTCCTACCTCGATGTGACGGACCTCGTGCGGGCGGGCGGCAACGGCGAGTACTGGGGCGCCGATGTGCCGACCGGGACGGGCGGCGACCGGTACGCCGGGTGGAGTCTGGTGATCGCGTACCAGTCCGCGGAGGAGCCGCTGCGGGACCTGAGCGTCTTCAACGGGTACGCGAAGGTGAGCAGCGGCGAGCCGGTGCGGACCAGCATCTCCGGGTTCCTCGCGCCGCCGAGCGGTGCGGTCAACGCGCGGTTCGGCAGCGTCACATACGAGGGCGACGGCGGCATCACCGGCGACTACTTCGCGGTCAACGGCACCCGGCTCGCCGACGCGCAGAGCCCGTCGGCGAACTTCTACGGCAGCCGGATCACCGACGGCGGCACGAACCTGACCGACCGGACACCGGCCAGCATGAACAACCTGGGCATGGACGCCAAGGTGGTGGACGCGGCCGGCATCCTGCCGAACAACTCGACCAGCGCCGAGCTGACCTTCGCGAGCACCGGTGACGTGTACTACCCGGCCGCGCTGACGACCCAGATCGATCTGTACGCACCGACGATCCTCGGCACGAAGACGGTCCGCAACCTGGCAGGCAACGAGCCGGCGAAGGTTGGCGACACCCTCGAATACACGCTGAACTTCAGCAACACGGGTGACGACGACGCGCTCCGGTCGACCGTTCGCGACGAGCTGCCGCCCAACACGACGTACGTCCCCGGATCGCTCAGCGTGGCGTCCGGTGCGGGGACCGGTGCCAAGACCGACCAGGCCGGGGACGACCAGGCGGACTACACGGCTAGGACGGTCCGGTTCCGGATCGGTACCGGTGCGAACGCCACGAACGGCGGCCGGTTGAAGAAGAACCAGAGCAGCACGGTCCGGTTCCGTGTGACCGTCGACCAGGCTGCGGCCGGTACGACGCTGGACAACGTCGGCCTGCTCGACTACACGGCCGAGACGCTGAACAAGCAGTACACGTACCGGACCGACGAGGTGCACACCCCCGTCGCGGCCTCGGCGGACGTGTCGATCACCAAGACCGCGAAGCCGGACCCGGTGTCCGCGGGTGGTGAGCTGACCTACACATTGGTTGCCCGCAACAACGGTCCGAGCGCAGCACAGGACATAACAGTCACTGACACGCTTCCCGACGGCGTCGAACTTGTCTCCGCGACGCCCACACAGGGCGCCTGCTCGTCGACGATCTGCTCACTCGGCACGGTGGCAGCAAAGGCTGCTGCCACGATCACCGTCGTGGTCCGCGTTCCTTCCGCGAGTACGGCGACCAGCCTGACCAACGTCGCCACGGTCACTACCTCCACCTCGGACCCGAACCCGGACAACAACACGTCCTCGGTCACGACTGACGTGGCCCGTACGGCGGACCTCGCGCTCGTCAAGTCCGTGGCACCGGCTCAACCAGCACCTGGTGAGTCCGTCGTATTCACACTGGCGATCAAGAACAACGGACCATCCGACGCAGAGCAGGTCCGCGTCGCCGACTCGGTACCTGCCGGCTTCACGATCACCGGCGTACAGTCCGCAGCTACCTGCACGACAGCTGGTCAGGACGTCCACTGCACTCTGCCCAAGCTCGCGGCCGGGGCGAGCGTCGCCGTACGGATTGCCGCGACCCTTGACGCTGGGTACCAGGGCGGCGCGCTGACCAACACCGGAAAGGTCAGCAGCGACACCCCGGACCCGGAGGACTCGAACAACACCGGCACGGTGACGGTCACACCAGGTGCAGCCAAGGCCGACCTGGTCGTCGCCAAGGAGACACGGACCAAGCCGGTCGTCGCGGGGGAGCCGATCACCTACCGGATCACGGTGCACAACGACGGGCCGTCCGACTCGCAGAAGGTTGGGCTGACGGACGCCGTACCCAGTGCGTTGACAGGCGTCACGGCGGACAGCTCCGCAGGGTCCTGCACGGTTGACTCGGCGCAGGTGCAGTGTGCCTTGGGCACTCTGACCGCTGGATCCACCGCGACCGTCACAGTGACAGGGACCGTTTCTGCGAAGGCAATCGGGCAACTCACGAACTCCGCGACCGCAACCAGCTCTACGTCGGACCCGGACACCAGTAACAACACTGGACGTACGACGGACGACCTGACCGCCAGCGCCGATCTGGCGATCACGAAGACCGCTCAGCCGGTACCTGTGCAGGCCGGTCGTCCGGTGACCTACACGCTGACGGTGACGAACAACGGGCCGTCCGCAGCGCAGTCGGTGAAGGTGATTGACCCGGTACCGGCGCCTCTGCAGTACGCGTCGTCGACCACGTCCAGTGGCAGCTGCACCGAGGCTGACGCGACCGTCACTTGTGCCGTCGGCACGGTGGCGCCCGGCGATGTGGTGACCGTGACGGTGGTGGCGAACGTCCCGTCCGGCACCCCGCCGAACCAGCTCGCCAACACGGCGACCGTCGCGTCGCCCACGCCGGACCCGGTCGACGACAACAACTCGGCGACGTACACGCTGATGACCGGCGCGCAGGCGAATATCTCCATCACCAAGACGGCGTCGCCGGACCCGGTGGTGGCCGGCAAGGCGATCACCTTCAACCTGACGGTCCGCAACGCGGGTCCGTCGGACGCAGGCGGCGTCACCGTCGAGGACGACGTACCTGACGCTGTGACTGGGGTTTCGGCCACGGCGACCGGCGGAGCGACCTGCACCGCCGTCAACGGCTCCGTGCGCTGCCTAGCGGCGACGCTGGCGGCCGGGGACAGCTTCGTGGTCACCATCAAGGGAACCGTCGCGCCCGGGACTGCACCCGGCGAGCTCGTCAACTCGGCATCGGCGGACTCGCGGACGCCGGCCGACCCGACCAAGTCCAACAACACCTCCACCACCACTCCGGCTGTCGAGGCCCAAGCCGACCTGTCCGTCACCAAGACCGCGGCGGCAACGGTTGTCGCGGGCAACGAGCTGACGTACACACTGGCCGTGCACAACGCCGGTCCGTCGGACGCGGTCGGCACGGTGGTCTCAGACACGCTTCCGGCGGGTACGACGTTCGTCAGCGGAACCGGACCTGGTGGCGCCTGCACCCAGGACCCTGCGGTGTCGGAGCCGGTCGTCAGCTGCCCTGTCGGCACGATGGCGCCGGACGACGACGCTGACATCACTGTCGTCGTGAAGGTCTCGCCGGACCAGCCGGCCGGGACCCTGGTCAACAACGCGACGGTGAGCTCGCAGACTCCGGACCCGAACGACCAGAACAACATGGACTCGGTCGAGACCAAGGTGACTACGGCCGCCGACCTGTCGATCGTGAAGACCGTGCAGCCGTCGCCGCTCGTGGCTGGTGGCGAAGCGGTCTACACGCTGACCCTGCACAACGAGGGTCCGTCCACCGCGCAGAACGTGTCTGTCTCGGACTCCGTGCCGGCTGGTCTGTCGGTGCTTGAGGCAACGAGTGCGGACGGCGCCTGTACGACGGCCGACTCCACAGTGACCTGTGGGCTGGGAACTGTCGCAGCGGGTGGCAGCGCGGTCGTCGTACTGCGGGTCGCGGTCGCGGCCTCGCAGACTGCGGCGATCACCAACACCGGCTCGGTGACCAGTACGACGACAGACCCTGACCCGTCGAACAACGACGGCTCCGTGACGACCGACGTGGAACAGGTCGCCGACGTCGACGTCATCAAGACCAGTGACGAGTTGACCGTGGTGGCCGGTGGCGGAGTCACCTACCGCCTCACCGTGGTGAACCACGGTCCCTCGGACGCTACTGCTGTCAGTGCAGTGGACAGCCTGTCGACCAGCTTGTCGCTGGTGAAGGCGGATCCCAGCCAAGGCGCATGTACGACGGCTGGTCAGACAGTGCGCTGTGCGCTCGGCACGATTGCAGCGGGCAGGACGGCGACCGTACTGATCACGGCCGCGCTTGACCCGGCGTACCAAGGAACGTCGCTGGCGAACACTGCCACGGCGACTTCCCCGGTGACTGACCCGGACGAGAGCAACAACAGCTCCACGGTGACGACGCCGGTCGAGACCCGTGCGGACATCAGCGTCACGAAGACCTCCGACCCGGCCGGAGTGACGCCGGGCAGTACGTTCGACTACACGATCGTCGTCACCAACGCCGGTGCGTCGACCGCGCGGGCGGTAGTACTGTCCGACACCGTGCCCGCTGGGCTTACGGTCAGCTCCGCGTCGAGGGGCTGCACGGTCGAGGGACGTGCGGTGCGCTGCGAGCTCGGTGACCTGCCGATCGGACAGGCGATCGTCTCGCTGCGCGTGCGGCTGGCCTCCGGGTACGACGGCGCGAGCGTCACCAACACCGCGACAGCGACGTCGCCGACGACCGATCCGCACCCGGAGAACAACTCCGGCACGGTGGAGTCGCCGGTGACCGCGCTGGCGGACCTGGCGATCAGCAAGGCCATGTCCCCGGCCGCTCCGGTGTCCGGGCAGACGGTGAAGTACGTCCTGACTGTGAAGAACAACGGCCCGTCCGACGCCCGCATGGTGACGATCGCCGACGAACTGCCGCGCGGCCTCACCAAGGTGAGCACCACGGGTGGCTCCTGCACCCTGCTGCCTCCGGTTGCTGCCGGCGCCCTAGACGCCCCTGAGGCCGGCACGGTCCAATGCGGTACAGCCTCGCTGCCCGAAGGGGCAACTATCGCGATCACGATCACCGCGACCGTGGTCGCTGGATTCACGGGCACGCTGGAGAACATCGCCCGCGTCGGCTCGTCCACGTCGGACCCGGTGATCGCCAACAACGAGGCGAAAGTCAGCGGCCGTACCACCCAGTCGGCGAACCTGGGCGTCCACAAGACCGCCTCAGCACAGAAGGTGACTGCAGGCACCACGCTGCGTTACATCATCGCCGTACACAATGCTGGTCCATCCACAGCGGTCGGCGTAACGGTCATCGACGTACTCGCGAACGGGCTCCGCCTCACCAGCACGCCGGAGCACTGCACTGCGGACGGCCAGAAGATCGCTTGTGCGGTAGGCCGAATCGACCCCGGTACGACGGCGAAGGTGTCGCTGGAGGTCCTGGTCGACGCGCAGTACGGCGGAACTTCCGTGACGAACGTAGCCAAGGCCGAGGCAACCACGCTGGATTCGGACCTGACCGATAACACCAGCTCGGTCACCGTGACGGTCACACCGCGTCAGCCCGCTCGGCCGACTCCGCCGCCGCAGAAGCCTGGCAACGAGCTGCCAAACACGGGCAGTTCGGTCAGTCCTGGCTTGCTGTTCGCCGCCCTGGCGCTGATCGTGGCAGGCCTCGGCATCCTCGCGGCAACCCGCTCCCGGCGTACCAGGATCTGAGTTCTGCCCGGTTGCAGGTAGCTGCAACTTCCTCGTCAGATGTCTGTGAGCTCGGCTACACTCGGCGCGATCTCGAGGTTTCGAGACACTCTGGAGGGGGAACTCCTATGAAACTGCAGCGCCTTGCGCTCGTATTGGCTGGGGCCGGTCTGCTCGGCGCCGCGGCCGCTTCGGCTCCGGCGGCCGCCACCGGCCAGGCCGATCCGAAGCCGTATCTCTCGAAGCAGTCCGGACCGCTGTCGGCGAAGGCCGCCGCCGCCGGCTGCCTCAGCGCGGTCGGCGTGCCCACTGCCGCGGGCACCATGCAGGAGATCGACGCGACCCCGGCGACGCCGCCGCGTTCGGACGTCTACGAAACGTTCCCGTTCGTCGGCACGCGGGCGGACGCGACCTGGTACTTCGCGGCCAACGCCTCGCAGACCCAGTTCTACTACTACGGCCTGCTACTGCAGGGCGCGAACCTCTACCGGCACACGACGTACCTGCCGGCCGACTCGGCGAACCCGCCGGTGCCGACCTTCAAGAAGGTCGGGACGGGCTGGACCAACTTCAAGTCGATCGCCACGTCCAACTACAGCGTCGGCACGCCGCGGCACGCGTACCTCTACGGCCTGAACACCAACAACAGCCTGTACCGCTACGCGATCGTCGGCGCCGGCTTCCAGGCGCTCGGCCCGATCCCGGGCTTCCGCGGCTTCAAGGCGATGACGGTGATCAGCGAGTCCGCGACGTACGACACGTTGCTGATGACAACGACCGCCGGCGCGCTCTGGACTGCTCACATCCCGATCGCTGCCGGAGCCAAGCCGGTCATGAAGCTCATCCGCTCCTCGGGCTTCGCCGCGTACGACTCCCTGGTCGCCCAGGGCTGCGGCACCCGCGGCGGCACGCTGCTCGTCGCCGCCGACCACGACACCCAGACCGCCGACCAGTTCGCGCTGAGCCACGCGAACGGCACCGCCACCGCGGTCACGCCGTACGGCAAGATCCCGGGTGTCTTCAACGGCGTCACCCACGTGTCGCTCACCACGCACTACGACCAGCTGGTCGGCGAGTAGTCACAAACCGTTCATCCGCAGGCCGAGGCCATGCGCCTCGGCCAGCACGGCCGCCAGCCGGTCCGGATGAATATGGTTGCCCTTCGCAACGGGAGCGATCTCGTGCGCGTACAGCACCAACGTCCCGCCGCCCTCGGCGAGCTCACGAAGGAGCTCACTGAGGGCGGCGGCGTCGTTCTCACGCGGTACGTCGCCACGCGCGGTGTCGAAGCCGCACCCAGGAAAGACCCGCGTGCCTGCAGCAACAACGGCAGATCGCGCCGCGGCCAGGTCGGACGTCCGCGGGCCGCCACCACGAAGGTGGTCGAACACGTCCAGCAGCACCGCGTCGGTCGTCTCGTCCCTCCGGCTGTTCGGGTACGCGAAGCTGGTCGCAGCCGCTCCCAGAGCACGCAGCGCGTCGACGCTGCTGTCGATCTCGGTCCGTAGGTACTCCGCCGCGCCCAGCTCCGCGATCGCCTGAGGGGCGTTGCGATGCCGGGCACCGTGCGACCCGACCGAGTGCCCCGCGGACAGGATCCGCCGGACACCGGCCTGTTCCTCCTCGTCCAGCAGATCCGCCTCGACGACGAAGAACGTCACCTGCGCACCGACCGCGTCGAACAGCGGCAGCGCGGCCTCCCATCCTGCGACATGCCTGTCGTCAAAGGTCAGCACCAGTCGGCCCATATGGGCAGACCATACGCTGGCCACCGAAGCTCGCTAACCCGACCTAGGGGGCGAGTTGCCAGAGGTGGGTGGTGGGTGGGGCTTCTACTTGCCAGGTGGGTGGGGTGGTGGGGTAGATGCGGGTGCTGAGGGCTCGGCCTGCGCTGGTGAAGACTTCGAGGGTTGAGCCGTCGAGGATGATTCGGGCGGCGGGGCGGCCGGATGAGGGATCGAAGGCGTCCGTTGCCTGCATGCGGCCGCCGTGGGCGTGGTGGTTGAGGCTGGCGTGGGTGCGGTCGATGGTCAGGGTGTCGGCGTCGAGTTCGATGACCAGGCGTTCCTGCTCGCTGAAGTGGATGACGACCTGCCCGGAGCCTTCCGGTACGACGATCTCGCACTGGGCGCCTGTCGACGCGCCGTCAGCGGGTGAGCCGTCGCCGACGCGGAGGGTGTCGAGCGTCGGCACCGGTGCGCTGCGGAGTGACGAGTCCGGCCCGAGCCAGACGACGCGAGGCAGTGAGATGACGCCTGCCCAGTCGTCGGTCCAGCCCGGCCGGTCCCGTCCCTCGGTCAGCCATCCGAACAACAGCGGCCCGAATCGGCTGTCCCGCAAGGCGGATGCCGCGTAGAAGTTCGTCCCGTGATCGACGCGCCGCGGAACCACAGGTACGTCGACATCGAACGACAGCACGTCAGCGGGTCCGCCCTCCGGCGACCACGACGCGATCACCGCGATCCGGCGGCCGTCGATCGTGAGCAACTGCGGACATTCCCACGCGGCGCCGGTGTCGTTGCCGTCCACCACACCGCGGGGCAGCTCGGCGAGCGGGCCGGCGTACGTCCAGTTCTCGAGGTCGGTCGAGCGGTACGACGGGATGCTCGCCCCACTGTCGACGTACCCGGCGCCGACGACCATCCACCAGGCACCGTTCTCCTTCCAGACAAAGGGATCGCGGAACATGATCGCCTCGTCGGACGGGTCAGGCACCACCTGGTGCGGCGGGCCGAACGACGTACCGCCGTCGTCGGACACGGCGGTGAGCACCGACTGGTACGGGTGCCCCTCGATGTGGCCCGAGTAGAACGCGCGGACCCGTCCGTCGTCCAGGACCGTGTTGCCGGACCAGCAGCCGTCGGTGTCCGGCCCGCCCGGCTGCGGCGCCATCGCGGGCCGGTGCACGGTCCAGCGCACGTAGTCGGGCGAGGTTGCGTGCCCCCACTCGACCGGTACGTGGTGGTCGAGCGTGGGGCGCGACTGGAAGTACAGGTGTACGTCGTCGCCTACCTCGATCGGCCCGTTCGGGTCGTTGAGGTATCCGCGCGGGGGCCGGACGTGGAACGCGGGGCGCAGGTGCGCGACCGCGCCAGAGTCCTCTCCAGGCGATCGAGTTGCGGACTGGGTCTGGGTCACCGGGATGCTCCTGCCGTGATGCCTGCGATGAAGTACCTCTGGGCGAAGATGAACAGCACTACGCTCGGGAGGATCGCCAGTACGACGCCGGCCAGCACGACCGAGATCGAACCGGTGCCGAGGTTCCCCTGCAGACCGACGAGTCCGAGCGGCAGGGTGAAGTTGTCCTGCGTCTGCAGGAAGATCAGTGGCCGGTAGAACTCCGCCCAGAAGCCGGAGAAGTTCAGGATCGCGAGGGTCGCGATCGCCGGACCGGCCATCTTGGCGTAGATCATCAGGAATGTCTGGAAGTGTCCGGCGCCGTCGATCCTTGCCGCCTCGCCCAGTTCGCGAGGCATCTGCATGAAGTACTGGCGCATGAGGAAGGTGCCGAACGCGCTGCCGAGTGCGGAGACCACCAGCGACAACGGGCTGTCGGAGAGTCCGAGGTACCGGATGATCACGAACACCGGGATGATGATCGTCTGCAGCGGAACCATCATGGTGGCCAGGAAGATCCCGAAGATCACCGAGCGCCCCGGGAAGCTGATCATCGCGAACGCGTACCCGGACAGCGTGCAGGTGATGGTCTGACCGACCACGATCAGCCCGGTCACGATCACGCTGTTGAAGAAGAACCGGCCGATCGGGATCCGGTCGAAGACCGCGGCGTAGTTGGAGAAGTCCGGGTGCGACGGGATCCACTGCGGCGGGTTGCTGAACGCCTCGGCCGGTGTCCGCAGCGACGTGGTGACGGTCCACAACAACGGGCCGAGGGCAATCATCGCGGCGACCACCAGCACCGCGATGCCGAAGATCCGGCCGATCCGGGCCAGCGTTCCGGTGGATTCTGTCATTGGTAGAACACCAGCTTTCGTGCCGCGAGGAACTGCAGCCCGGTGATGATCAGGATCGCCGCCAGCAGCACGATCGCGATCGCCGAGCCGTACCCGAACTGCAGGTTCTGGAAGCCCTTCTGGTACATCTGGATCGTCACCGTCGTGGTCGCCGATCCCGGGCCGCCCTTGGTCATGATGTACGGCTGGTCGAACAGCTGCATCGCGTTGATCAGGGCAACGACCGCGGCGAACAGGATCGTCGGGCTGATCAACGGGACCTTGATCCGGAACAGCGTCCGGAACGCCCCGGCGCCGTCGATCTGCGCGGCCTCCAGTACGTCGGTGGGGACCGACATCAGCGAGGCGACGAACAGGACGAACGTGAACCCGATCTGCTGCCACACCGCGATCAGCACGATCGTCGCGGCCGCCCC
This Kribbella sp. NBC_00482 DNA region includes the following protein-coding sequences:
- a CDS encoding LPXTG cell wall anchor domain-containing protein; translated protein: MAARVRMLLAVLLVVVSGTVLTATARADTVRDFGKVFGAQTNGAVRITGNTLLSCDRTSPTCRAALAGGSANANNNNWTMQLLDLDSDASTKSSSGATVALPAGAQVLYAGLFWGAARGAGSGGTGTSDDGTTMRLRLPGNAAYQTVTASKTDYLNTGSKNDYSSYLDVTDLVRAGGNGEYWGADVPTGTGGDRYAGWSLVIAYQSAEEPLRDLSVFNGYAKVSSGEPVRTSISGFLAPPSGAVNARFGSVTYEGDGGITGDYFAVNGTRLADAQSPSANFYGSRITDGGTNLTDRTPASMNNLGMDAKVVDAAGILPNNSTSAELTFASTGDVYYPAALTTQIDLYAPTILGTKTVRNLAGNEPAKVGDTLEYTLNFSNTGDDDALRSTVRDELPPNTTYVPGSLSVASGAGTGAKTDQAGDDQADYTARTVRFRIGTGANATNGGRLKKNQSSTVRFRVTVDQAAAGTTLDNVGLLDYTAETLNKQYTYRTDEVHTPVAASADVSITKTAKPDPVSAGGELTYTLVARNNGPSAAQDITVTDTLPDGVELVSATPTQGACSSTICSLGTVAAKAAATITVVVRVPSASTATSLTNVATVTTSTSDPNPDNNTSSVTTDVARTADLALVKSVAPAQPAPGESVVFTLAIKNNGPSDAEQVRVADSVPAGFTITGVQSAATCTTAGQDVHCTLPKLAAGASVAVRIAATLDAGYQGGALTNTGKVSSDTPDPEDSNNTGTVTVTPGAAKADLVVAKETRTKPVVAGEPITYRITVHNDGPSDSQKVGLTDAVPSALTGVTADSSAGSCTVDSAQVQCALGTLTAGSTATVTVTGTVSAKAIGQLTNSATATSSTSDPDTSNNTGRTTDDLTASADLAITKTAQPVPVQAGRPVTYTLTVTNNGPSAAQSVKVIDPVPAPLQYASSTTSSGSCTEADATVTCAVGTVAPGDVVTVTVVANVPSGTPPNQLANTATVASPTPDPVDDNNSATYTLMTGAQANISITKTASPDPVVAGKAITFNLTVRNAGPSDAGGVTVEDDVPDAVTGVSATATGGATCTAVNGSVRCLAATLAAGDSFVVTIKGTVAPGTAPGELVNSASADSRTPADPTKSNNTSTTTPAVEAQADLSVTKTAAATVVAGNELTYTLAVHNAGPSDAVGTVVSDTLPAGTTFVSGTGPGGACTQDPAVSEPVVSCPVGTMAPDDDADITVVVKVSPDQPAGTLVNNATVSSQTPDPNDQNNMDSVETKVTTAADLSIVKTVQPSPLVAGGEAVYTLTLHNEGPSTAQNVSVSDSVPAGLSVLEATSADGACTTADSTVTCGLGTVAAGGSAVVVLRVAVAASQTAAITNTGSVTSTTTDPDPSNNDGSVTTDVEQVADVDVIKTSDELTVVAGGGVTYRLTVVNHGPSDATAVSAVDSLSTSLSLVKADPSQGACTTAGQTVRCALGTIAAGRTATVLITAALDPAYQGTSLANTATATSPVTDPDESNNSSTVTTPVETRADISVTKTSDPAGVTPGSTFDYTIVVTNAGASTARAVVLSDTVPAGLTVSSASRGCTVEGRAVRCELGDLPIGQAIVSLRVRLASGYDGASVTNTATATSPTTDPHPENNSGTVESPVTALADLAISKAMSPAAPVSGQTVKYVLTVKNNGPSDARMVTIADELPRGLTKVSTTGGSCTLLPPVAAGALDAPEAGTVQCGTASLPEGATIAITITATVVAGFTGTLENIARVGSSTSDPVIANNEAKVSGRTTQSANLGVHKTASAQKVTAGTTLRYIIAVHNAGPSTAVGVTVIDVLANGLRLTSTPEHCTADGQKIACAVGRIDPGTTAKVSLEVLVDAQYGGTSVTNVAKAEATTLDSDLTDNTSSVTVTVTPRQPARPTPPPQKPGNELPNTGSSVSPGLLFAALALIVAGLGILAATRSRRTRI
- a CDS encoding polysaccharide deacetylase family protein → MGRLVLTFDDRHVAGWEAALPLFDAVGAQVTFFVVEADLLDEEEQAGVRRILSAGHSVGSHGARHRNAPQAIAELGAAEYLRTEIDSSVDALRALGAAATSFAYPNSRRDETTDAVLLDVFDHLRGGGPRTSDLAAARSAVVAAGTRVFPGCGFDTARGDVPRENDAAALSELLRELAEGGGTLVLYAHEIAPVAKGNHIHPDRLAAVLAEAHGLGLRMNGL
- a CDS encoding glycoside hydrolase family 32 protein translates to MTQTQSATRSPGEDSGAVAHLRPAFHVRPPRGYLNDPNGPIEVGDDVHLYFQSRPTLDHHVPVEWGHATSPDYVRWTVHRPAMAPQPGGPDTDGCWSGNTVLDDGRVRAFYSGHIEGHPYQSVLTAVSDDGGTSFGPPHQVVPDPSDEAIMFRDPFVWKENGAWWMVVGAGYVDSGASIPSYRSTDLENWTYAGPLAELPRGVVDGNDTGAAWECPQLLTIDGRRIAVIASWSPEGGPADVLSFDVDVPVVPRRVDHGTNFYAASALRDSRFGPLLFGWLTEGRDRPGWTDDWAGVISLPRVVWLGPDSSLRSAPVPTLDTLRVGDGSPADGASTGAQCEIVVPEGSGQVVIHFSEQERLVIELDADTLTIDRTHASLNHHAHGGRMQATDAFDPSSGRPAARIILDGSTLEVFTSAGRALSTRIYPTTPPTWQVEAPPTTHLWQLAP
- a CDS encoding carbohydrate ABC transporter permease; protein product: MTESTGTLARIGRIFGIAVLVVAAMIALGPLLWTVTTSLRTPAEAFSNPPQWIPSHPDFSNYAAVFDRIPIGRFFFNSVIVTGLIVVGQTITCTLSGYAFAMISFPGRSVIFGIFLATMMVPLQTIIIPVFVIIRYLGLSDSPLSLVVSALGSAFGTFLMRQYFMQMPRELGEAARIDGAGHFQTFLMIYAKMAGPAIATLAILNFSGFWAEFYRPLIFLQTQDNFTLPLGLVGLQGNLGTGSISVVLAGVVLAILPSVVLFIFAQRYFIAGITAGASR